A portion of the Oxynema aestuarii AP17 genome contains these proteins:
- a CDS encoding BamA/TamA family outer membrane protein: MSVKNGVGRAIEWLALTASTSALVLACPLAGRSQSADPLGESRQAIAPALSGTVSQARAIDSSPSARDLTGNDPQGLSVSLPLRPRFPDLVGEHRPPQQGDRGGAIAQIDESQIATEEEPGPQVSFLVLPQYSSRKGIYGKLDLDISQIGDNHHSIELDLEGGERTLGGKLTYTDPWTEGNPFDPGFRVQIFNTREPEDVFREGDPEAELIHDHDPFVDRLGGKIEVFRPIAENGLTLSAGVGYQRVAIRNAAATDKVFSRDEFGNRLTLNDEGIDNILTVSLAASQDRVDDRWWPTQGYRFRLGTEQSVPIGEEEILFNRISASYSQFVPLGSHTLAFNLQGGTFIGDVPPYDAFSLGGTNSVRGYGGGEVGSGRSFVQGTAEYRFPIVEDLNVPLVSRLGGTVFVDYATDLGSGDTVVGEPAEVRNKPGNGFGFGVGVRALTRFGPVRLEFALNDDGDAKAHFTMSDRF; the protein is encoded by the coding sequence ATGAGCGTCAAGAACGGAGTGGGTCGCGCGATCGAATGGCTTGCGTTGACCGCCAGCACCAGTGCTTTAGTTTTAGCTTGTCCCTTAGCAGGGCGATCGCAAAGCGCCGATCCTTTGGGAGAGAGCCGACAGGCGATCGCGCCCGCCCTCTCGGGGACGGTCTCTCAAGCCCGCGCGATCGACTCATCCCCTTCCGCCCGGGATCTGACCGGAAACGACCCCCAAGGGTTATCCGTCAGCCTTCCACTGCGCCCTCGTTTCCCCGATCTCGTCGGAGAACACCGCCCTCCCCAGCAGGGCGATCGCGGTGGGGCGATCGCCCAAATCGACGAATCCCAAATCGCCACCGAAGAAGAACCCGGCCCCCAAGTTTCCTTTCTCGTCCTGCCGCAATACAGTTCTCGCAAAGGCATCTACGGCAAATTAGACCTCGACATTTCCCAAATCGGCGATAACCATCACAGTATCGAACTCGACCTCGAAGGCGGCGAACGCACCCTCGGCGGCAAATTAACCTATACCGACCCCTGGACCGAAGGCAATCCCTTCGATCCCGGCTTCCGAGTCCAAATCTTCAACACCCGCGAACCCGAAGATGTCTTTCGCGAAGGCGACCCGGAAGCCGAACTGATTCACGACCACGACCCCTTCGTCGATCGCCTCGGCGGTAAAATCGAAGTGTTTCGTCCGATCGCCGAAAATGGACTCACCCTCTCCGCCGGAGTCGGTTACCAGCGCGTCGCCATTCGCAACGCCGCCGCCACCGATAAAGTCTTTTCCCGAGACGAATTCGGCAATCGCCTCACCCTCAACGACGAAGGCATCGACAACATCCTCACCGTCAGCCTCGCCGCCTCTCAAGACCGCGTAGACGATCGCTGGTGGCCCACCCAAGGCTACCGCTTCCGGTTGGGAACCGAGCAGTCCGTTCCCATCGGCGAAGAAGAAATCCTCTTTAACCGCATTAGCGCCAGTTACAGCCAATTCGTCCCCCTCGGTTCCCATACCTTAGCCTTCAACCTGCAAGGCGGCACCTTTATCGGCGACGTTCCCCCCTACGACGCTTTTAGTTTGGGCGGAACCAACTCCGTGCGCGGTTATGGCGGTGGCGAAGTCGGATCCGGGCGCAGTTTCGTGCAAGGAACCGCCGAATATCGCTTTCCGATTGTCGAAGATCTCAACGTGCCCCTGGTGTCGCGCTTGGGGGGAACCGTCTTCGTAGACTACGCCACGGATCTCGGTTCCGGGGATACGGTTGTCGGCGAACCCGCCGAAGTGCGGAACAAACCGGGCAACGGCTTCGGTTTTGGCGTCGGCGTGCGCGCTTTAACTCGTTTCGGTCCGGTGCGCTTGGAATTTGCTTTGAACGATGATGGCGATGCCAAAGCTCACTTCACGATGAGCGATCGCTTTTAA
- a CDS encoding CHASE2 domain-containing protein has protein sequence MKAIAISTPTVAILTIVVRLTGLLQLLEWASFDLFFRIRPREARDERIAIVTIDESDLTEIGKWPMSDGLLAQAIDKIKAQNPRAIGLGLYRDLPVEPGHQQLLATFKSTPNLIGIEKVSEESVAPPPLLASEDRVSFVDLILDADGKVRRALVSLEPEPNRIVLSLGTRLALTYLKAEGIEIEAIAEHPDRIRLGKGIFHPFEKNDGGYVNANDRGYQMLLNFRGPGPSFRTISIGDVLDGRIPDGLMGDRVVFVGVTAQSLNDFFYTPLSSNDRSTLSGVEIHAHVASHILAKALDGRSGIETWDDAIEGLWIVWWAGWGALVGSMGLYHRRIVAATVLLAIVLVAIAYGLFLQGWWIPVVPGAIAIAAAAVLANSYLLWEKLNFSHQQLEEYARTLELKVKQRTQILERRSLELEQKKNQLEWQTLELKQAKEAAEAANRAKSVFLANMSHELRSPLNAILGFSQLIGHRSDLKAEDRKHLTIIHRSGEHLLRSIDNILDFSKIEAGHSHLHLQVFDLYRELDDLIDLFELPSAEKGIALELERSPDLPRWIRADAVKLRQIVLNLLGNALKFTEKGRIILRAKVLALESSAANPGGEGSKGDGDAPAQILGEPPGTGRPCRLHFEVEDSGVGIAPEELEQLFQPFVQTESGRAIGRGTGLGLAICRQFVEFMGGRMGVRSQVGRGSCFEFDLDGSWVECEPPEAKASPRWPVALAAQVPPYRILVADDRPSNRQLLVELLQPLGFQLAEARDGWEAIAIAEQWQPDLILMDLRMPKLNGYEASQQIKAKMGEKKTAIVALSAIGGSEERTARAAGCDDFLCKPFRESDIFETIEKHLQVRYVYEEASKPELEDPSRESRFWEERDGRLPSEAIERLKTATIRCDLELLDEAIASSRQYNVPLAEQLTQLAGEFEYDRILELLAKHERT, from the coding sequence TTGAAAGCCATTGCGATTAGCACGCCAACGGTCGCGATCTTGACGATCGTCGTGAGATTGACCGGACTGTTACAACTGTTAGAATGGGCCAGTTTCGATTTATTCTTTCGGATCCGTCCTCGGGAAGCTCGTGACGAACGAATTGCGATCGTCACCATCGACGAATCCGATCTGACCGAGATCGGAAAATGGCCGATGTCCGACGGGTTGCTCGCGCAAGCGATCGATAAGATTAAAGCGCAAAATCCCCGGGCGATCGGCTTGGGACTGTATCGAGATTTGCCCGTAGAACCGGGACACCAACAACTGCTCGCCACCTTTAAATCGACGCCGAATTTGATCGGAATTGAAAAAGTTTCGGAAGAATCCGTCGCCCCACCCCCCCTATTAGCGAGCGAAGATCGCGTCAGTTTTGTCGATCTGATTCTCGATGCGGATGGGAAAGTCCGCCGGGCCTTAGTTTCTCTCGAACCGGAACCGAATCGGATCGTCTTGAGTCTGGGAACGCGCTTGGCGCTGACCTATCTCAAAGCCGAAGGGATCGAGATCGAAGCGATCGCCGAACACCCCGATCGCATCCGCCTGGGAAAAGGTATTTTTCACCCCTTTGAAAAAAACGATGGGGGTTACGTCAATGCCAACGATCGCGGCTACCAAATGTTATTGAACTTTCGCGGTCCGGGCCCGAGTTTTCGGACGATTTCGATCGGCGATGTCCTCGACGGACGCATTCCCGACGGTTTGATGGGCGATCGCGTCGTGTTCGTCGGCGTCACGGCGCAAAGCCTCAACGACTTTTTTTATACTCCCTTAAGCAGTAACGATCGCTCCACCCTTTCCGGCGTCGAAATTCACGCCCACGTGGCCAGTCACATCCTCGCCAAAGCCCTCGACGGGCGATCGGGAATTGAAACCTGGGACGACGCGATCGAGGGCCTTTGGATTGTCTGGTGGGCGGGGTGGGGCGCGCTGGTCGGTTCGATGGGATTGTACCACCGCCGTATCGTCGCGGCTACGGTGTTGCTGGCGATCGTGCTGGTGGCGATCGCTTACGGGTTATTTTTACAAGGCTGGTGGATTCCCGTGGTTCCTGGGGCGATCGCGATCGCCGCCGCCGCCGTCCTCGCCAATAGTTATCTCCTCTGGGAAAAATTGAATTTCTCCCACCAGCAGTTAGAAGAGTACGCCCGGACGTTAGAACTGAAAGTCAAACAGCGCACCCAAATTTTAGAACGGCGCAGTCTCGAACTCGAACAAAAGAAAAATCAACTCGAATGGCAAACCCTGGAGCTAAAACAGGCAAAAGAGGCGGCAGAAGCGGCCAATCGCGCCAAAAGTGTTTTTTTAGCCAACATGAGCCACGAACTGCGATCGCCGCTCAACGCAATTTTAGGGTTTTCGCAGTTAATCGGCCATCGCTCGGATTTAAAAGCGGAAGATCGCAAGCATTTGACCATTATTCACCGCAGTGGCGAACATTTGCTGCGTTCGATCGACAATATTCTCGATTTTTCTAAAATCGAAGCCGGACACAGTCACTTGCACCTGCAGGTTTTCGACCTTTACCGCGAATTGGACGATTTAATCGATTTATTCGAGTTGCCCTCGGCAGAAAAAGGGATCGCTTTGGAGTTGGAGCGATCGCCGGATCTGCCCCGATGGATTCGCGCCGACGCGGTGAAATTGCGCCAAATCGTGCTTAATTTACTGGGGAACGCCCTCAAATTTACGGAAAAGGGCCGTATTATCTTGCGCGCGAAGGTTCTGGCTCTCGAATCGTCGGCGGCGAACCCGGGGGGCGAGGGATCGAAGGGCGACGGCGATGCTCCTGCACAGATCCTAGGCGAACCCCCGGGGACGGGGCGCCCGTGTCGGCTGCATTTTGAAGTCGAAGATAGCGGTGTGGGGATCGCTCCGGAAGAATTGGAACAGTTATTTCAACCGTTCGTCCAAACCGAAAGCGGTCGGGCGATCGGTCGCGGGACGGGCTTGGGATTGGCAATTTGCCGACAGTTTGTAGAATTCATGGGCGGTCGCATGGGCGTTCGCTCCCAAGTCGGGCGGGGCAGTTGCTTTGAGTTCGATCTGGATGGGTCGTGGGTCGAGTGCGAGCCGCCGGAGGCGAAAGCCAGCCCTCGATGGCCCGTCGCTTTAGCGGCGCAGGTTCCGCCCTATCGGATTTTAGTGGCCGACGATCGCCCCAGCAACCGCCAATTGCTCGTCGAGTTACTCCAACCCCTGGGATTTCAACTTGCCGAGGCCCGCGACGGTTGGGAGGCGATCGCGATCGCCGAGCAGTGGCAGCCGGATTTGATTTTAATGGATTTGCGGATGCCGAAGTTAAATGGGTACGAAGCCAGCCAGCAGATTAAAGCAAAGATGGGGGAGAAAAAAACGGCGATCGTCGCGTTGAGTGCGATTGGTGGGAGTGAGGAACGAACGGCACGGGCGGCGGGATGCGATGATTTTCTGTGCAAACCCTTTCGAGAATCGGACATTTTTGAGACGATCGAGAAGCATCTACAGGTCCGTTATGTTTATGAAGAAGCGAGCAAGCCCGAACTCGAAGATCCTTCGCGGGAGTCGCGTTTCTGGGAAGAACGAGACGGACGATTGCCCTCGGAGGCGATCGAGCGATTGAAAACGGCGACCATTCGTTGCGATTTGGAATTACTCGACGAGGCGATCGCGTCGAGTCGTCAATATAATGTACCTTTGGCCGAGCAATTAACACAGTTGGCTGGCGAATTTGAATACGATCGCATTTTAGAATTGCTCGCCAAACACGAACGAACCTGA
- a CDS encoding PAS domain S-box protein, with the protein MIGESNSECKGNLLVVDDNPANLHLLSHMLSKRGYKVRPAPDGAIALRAARSLPPDLILLDIMMPRLDGYEVCKQLKEDESTREIPVIFISALHEVFDKVKAFSLGGADYVTKPFEIEEVVARIENQLRLRSLQKQLEAQNARLQEEIRTRREAQEKFLKAFRASPDAIALAQLPDPDASLLDARYLEINDSFCQFSGYGREEVIGRTPGELNLFVGENAGVAVGRGLAGDGSQNDGAGHLELTYRTKSGELRTGLLSIETIELQGRRCVLTIGKDITERKQREAALASIAEGTASPVGGDFFRTCTRSLAEVLNVRYAFVSQCDEAGTRARTLAFWQGDRWGEPFEYDLAARPYDALEAGKPLYWGESPRGLPFPDAELATRWGAVSLLALPLLDSDGGVRGHLAVFDTQPMPDDPSRTSIFKIFAARVAAELERQQAEQALRESEQCYRSLYNRTPVMLYSTDAALRIVSVSDYWVEFTGYRREEAIGRPAAEFFTPASRDRLNERAIPTCLQTGSVKDISLQLCKHDGQLADILFSAVAERDESGHLNRILAVTIDVTDRKRAEQALKISQERLQLALEASGLGLWDWNLVTGQVYFDPNWKQILGYNVEELPNEAETWDRLIHPEDFPSAKLALDRHLRGETPLYEVEFRMRTKAGNWKWILSHGKVVERAGTRAEPEARLRPVRITGTHKDIDDRKAAEAAARRLTENLQEAQRIAHIGNWEFDAKTGDLFCSEEMLRILGWDRHGRQPSLSDLQQKIHPDDRQSWQERIDNALTAGNSFEIDFRVTRSNGQIRYLNGKGEARRHPETGEVERVLGTAIDLSDRKQAEMALQESEERFRAIFENAAVGIAQMWPEGQFVKVNPGLCKILGYSEWELKTRTFTDIAHPDDLAMEIEYNLQMLAGEIHSYAVEQRLLRHDGQYVWVNLTISLTRDPLGEPKYAIAIVGDITARKQAELALRHSEQQLRELFNRERLVFAIAQRVRQSLNLTQTLSTAVEEVRQLLETDRAVVYRFEDDGTGSVAIESVAPGWMPLLGRDLEDNPANNPDFALYRSGQIAAIDNIDTANFDEDRVRFLRSLQVQAHLVVPIIIHQDSSRVQDDVPEEEASQLWGLLIAHECRGSRCWSQFEIDLLSQLSVHLAIAIQQSTLFELSQASREAALEASRLKSLFLANMSHEIRTPMNGVLGMTDLLLRTQLSPEQQDFVQTLKISGQNLLDLINDILDFSKLEAGEMSLEVTEFNLVTCLEQILDLLALQAQNKNLELVLSVDPQVPQYIRADASRLRQVLTNLIGNGIKFTECGEVAVEVSAILQCRCSGVAPGEALDEGETDSEADTEATPWLRFVVRDTGIGIDAEAQGKLFQSFSQVDGSTTKKHGGTGLGLAICKQLVELMGGEIGVESTPGEGSCFWFEIPIAPGTASPTVGASEPSVTTLAGLRLLVASERAVVRQAIARLGNNWGMEVTPIDRAWMLLPTLNQARSQNRPFDVVLLDVQIPEGPSMDLLGVEIPSSETKWVLLTPFNRLQDAQVLLDLGARDYVTKPVKASRLFDCLVRAIASESPFAFARQLQASQENGAREAGADRGSRSSHPSPTTPSASFGQHPRLKILLVEDTPINQKVSLNQLKVLGYQADCANNGQEALDRMAEQEYDLVLMDCQMPVLDGYETTRRIRQQEGNDRHTIVIGLTAYALKGDREKCLAAGMDDYLSKPVSLEDLTRVLLDWTAAIQARTIPETPQLPVANPDLACDTLEPEQIFDLEWLEQITQNDRQFQIEVLQTFLEDTQLEVEQAQVAFEASDWQTLCQLAHQIKGGAATIGLRKMPEIAEGLERRAAEEDGSQVTPLLGAIADILTNIKRYVACLERDLS; encoded by the coding sequence ATGATTGGCGAATCAAATTCTGAATGCAAGGGTAATTTATTAGTGGTGGACGACAATCCCGCCAACTTGCATCTGTTGAGTCACATGCTCTCGAAGCGGGGTTATAAAGTTCGTCCGGCACCCGACGGCGCGATCGCCCTGAGAGCGGCTCGATCCTTGCCACCAGACTTGATTCTGCTCGATATTATGATGCCGCGCCTCGACGGCTACGAGGTCTGCAAGCAATTAAAAGAGGATGAAAGTACGCGCGAAATCCCGGTAATTTTTATCAGTGCGTTGCACGAAGTTTTTGATAAAGTCAAGGCGTTTTCTTTGGGGGGAGCGGATTACGTTACCAAACCGTTCGAGATCGAAGAAGTCGTCGCTCGCATTGAAAATCAATTGCGCCTGCGATCGCTGCAAAAGCAACTCGAAGCTCAAAATGCCCGCTTGCAAGAGGAGATCCGCACCCGACGGGAAGCGCAAGAAAAGTTTCTCAAAGCCTTTCGCGCCTCTCCGGACGCGATCGCCCTGGCCCAATTACCCGACCCGGACGCCTCTTTACTCGACGCGCGCTATCTCGAGATTAACGATAGTTTTTGCCAGTTTTCCGGGTACGGACGCGAGGAAGTCATCGGGCGCACGCCGGGAGAACTGAATTTATTTGTCGGCGAGAATGCGGGGGTCGCCGTCGGTCGGGGGTTGGCGGGGGACGGGAGCCAAAACGACGGCGCGGGGCATCTCGAACTAACTTATCGCACGAAGTCCGGCGAGTTGCGAACGGGATTGCTGTCTATCGAAACAATCGAACTTCAGGGACGACGTTGCGTTCTTACGATCGGTAAAGATATCACCGAACGCAAACAACGAGAAGCGGCTCTCGCGTCGATCGCCGAAGGCACCGCCTCGCCCGTCGGGGGAGACTTTTTTCGGACCTGCACGCGATCGCTCGCGGAAGTTCTCAACGTGCGCTACGCCTTCGTCAGTCAATGCGACGAAGCCGGAACCCGGGCGCGCACCCTCGCTTTTTGGCAGGGCGATCGCTGGGGAGAGCCGTTCGAGTACGACCTCGCCGCGCGCCCCTACGACGCCCTCGAAGCCGGGAAACCGCTCTACTGGGGAGAATCTCCTCGGGGGTTGCCCTTTCCCGACGCCGAACTCGCGACCCGTTGGGGCGCGGTCAGCTTGCTCGCCCTGCCCCTGCTCGACTCGGACGGGGGCGTGCGAGGCCATCTGGCGGTTTTCGACACCCAGCCGATGCCCGACGATCCGAGTCGCACCTCGATTTTCAAAATTTTTGCCGCCCGGGTCGCGGCGGAACTGGAACGACAACAAGCGGAACAAGCCCTGCGCGAGAGCGAACAATGTTATCGCTCTTTATATAATCGTACCCCGGTGATGCTCTACTCCACCGACGCCGCCTTACGGATCGTCAGTGTCAGCGATTACTGGGTCGAATTCACCGGATACCGCCGGGAAGAGGCGATCGGCAGGCCCGCCGCCGAGTTCTTCACCCCCGCATCGCGCGATCGCCTCAACGAACGGGCGATCCCCACCTGCCTCCAAACTGGAAGCGTCAAAGACATCTCCCTGCAACTGTGCAAGCACGACGGTCAACTCGCCGATATTTTATTCTCCGCCGTCGCCGAACGGGACGAATCGGGCCACCTCAACCGAATTCTCGCCGTCACCATCGACGTGACCGATCGCAAACGCGCCGAACAAGCCCTCAAAATTAGTCAAGAACGCCTCCAACTGGCCTTAGAAGCGAGCGGTTTGGGCTTGTGGGACTGGAACCTGGTGACCGGACAGGTCTATTTCGATCCCAACTGGAAGCAGATCCTCGGTTACAACGTCGAAGAACTCCCCAACGAAGCCGAAACCTGGGACCGCCTCATCCATCCGGAAGACTTTCCCTCCGCCAAACTCGCCCTCGATCGCCACTTGCGCGGCGAAACCCCCCTCTACGAGGTCGAATTCCGAATGCGAACCAAAGCGGGTAACTGGAAATGGATCCTCTCTCACGGCAAAGTGGTGGAGCGCGCCGGAACTCGGGCGGAACCGGAGGCGAGATTGCGTCCGGTCCGCATTACGGGGACTCACAAGGATATCGACGATCGCAAAGCGGCGGAAGCGGCGGCGCGACGACTGACCGAGAACTTACAAGAAGCCCAACGGATCGCCCATATCGGCAATTGGGAATTCGATGCTAAAACTGGGGACTTATTTTGTTCCGAGGAAATGCTGCGGATTCTCGGATGGGACCGTCACGGACGCCAACCGAGTTTGAGCGACCTGCAGCAGAAAATTCATCCGGACGATCGCCAAAGCTGGCAAGAACGGATCGACAACGCCCTCACCGCCGGAAATTCTTTTGAAATTGACTTTCGCGTGACCCGTTCTAACGGCCAAATTCGCTATCTCAACGGCAAAGGCGAGGCCCGACGCCATCCGGAAACCGGGGAGGTCGAGCGGGTGTTGGGGACGGCGATCGATTTGAGCGATCGCAAGCAGGCGGAAATGGCCCTGCAAGAAAGTGAGGAACGCTTCCGCGCCATCTTTGAAAATGCGGCGGTCGGTATTGCCCAAATGTGGCCCGAGGGTCAGTTCGTCAAGGTCAATCCGGGATTGTGCAAGATTTTGGGCTATTCGGAATGGGAATTAAAAACGCGCACCTTTACCGATATCGCCCATCCCGACGATTTGGCGATGGAAATCGAGTATAACTTGCAAATGCTCGCCGGGGAGATTCACAGTTACGCCGTCGAGCAGCGTTTGTTACGTCACGACGGGCAGTATGTCTGGGTGAATCTGACGATTTCGCTCACCCGCGATCCGCTCGGGGAGCCGAAGTACGCGATCGCGATCGTCGGCGACATTACGGCGCGCAAACAGGCGGAATTGGCCCTGCGCCACTCGGAACAACAACTGCGCGAACTGTTCAACCGCGAGCGTCTGGTGTTTGCGATCGCCCAGCGCGTGCGCCAGTCGCTCAATCTCACTCAAACGCTCAGTACCGCCGTCGAAGAGGTGCGCCAGTTACTCGAAACCGATCGCGCCGTGGTCTACCGTTTTGAAGACGACGGCACCGGATCGGTGGCGATCGAATCCGTGGCGCCGGGATGGATGCCGTTGTTAGGTCGCGATCTCGAAGACAATCCCGCCAACAATCCCGATTTCGCCCTCTACCGGAGCGGTCAAATTGCGGCGATCGATAACATCGATACCGCCAATTTCGACGAGGATCGCGTCCGCTTTCTGCGATCGTTACAAGTGCAAGCCCATCTCGTCGTCCCGATTATCATCCATCAAGATTCGAGCCGGGTGCAAGACGATGTCCCGGAGGAAGAAGCTTCCCAATTGTGGGGCTTGCTGATCGCTCACGAATGTCGCGGGTCGCGCTGCTGGAGTCAGTTTGAAATCGACCTGCTCTCCCAGTTGAGCGTCCATCTGGCGATCGCCATCCAACAATCGACCCTGTTCGAACTCTCTCAAGCCTCCCGAGAAGCGGCTTTAGAAGCCTCCCGGCTCAAATCTCTATTTTTGGCGAATATGAGTCACGAAATCCGCACCCCGATGAATGGGGTGTTGGGGATGACGGATTTGTTGTTGCGAACTCAACTCAGTCCCGAACAGCAAGATTTCGTGCAGACTTTGAAGATAAGCGGTCAAAATTTACTCGATTTAATTAACGACATTCTCGATTTTTCCAAACTCGAAGCCGGAGAGATGAGTTTGGAGGTCACTGAGTTTAACTTAGTCACTTGTTTGGAACAAATTCTCGATTTACTCGCCCTGCAAGCGCAGAACAAAAATTTAGAATTAGTCCTCTCGGTAGACCCCCAGGTTCCTCAATACATCCGCGCCGATGCCTCGCGCCTGCGTCAGGTGTTGACCAATTTAATCGGCAATGGGATTAAATTTACCGAATGCGGCGAGGTGGCGGTGGAAGTCAGCGCGATTCTCCAGTGCAGATGCTCCGGCGTAGCCCCTGGGGAGGCTCTCGATGAAGGTGAAACTGACAGCGAGGCGGATACCGAGGCGACCCCCTGGCTGCGCTTTGTGGTGCGCGATACGGGAATTGGCATCGACGCCGAAGCACAAGGCAAGTTGTTCCAATCGTTCTCCCAAGTGGACGGCTCGACGACGAAAAAACACGGCGGAACGGGTTTGGGGTTGGCGATTTGCAAGCAATTGGTGGAGTTGATGGGAGGGGAGATCGGGGTCGAAAGTACGCCGGGTGAGGGGAGTTGTTTTTGGTTTGAAATTCCGATCGCCCCAGGGACCGCCAGTCCGACTGTGGGGGCTTCCGAACCGTCGGTAACGACGTTAGCAGGTTTGCGCTTGTTAGTGGCGAGCGAACGGGCTGTGGTGCGTCAGGCGATCGCCCGCTTGGGGAACAATTGGGGGATGGAGGTGACGCCGATCGATCGCGCCTGGATGTTGCTGCCAACTTTGAATCAGGCGCGATCGCAAAATCGCCCGTTTGACGTCGTGTTGCTCGACGTGCAGATCCCAGAAGGCCCCTCTATGGACTTACTCGGGGTGGAAATTCCTTCTTCGGAAACGAAATGGGTGTTGCTGACGCCGTTTAATCGGCTTCAGGATGCCCAAGTATTACTCGATCTCGGCGCTCGCGATTACGTGACCAAACCCGTGAAAGCGTCGCGGCTGTTCGATTGTCTGGTGCGGGCGATCGCCTCGGAGTCTCCGTTCGCGTTCGCTCGGCAACTCCAAGCGAGTCAGGAGAATGGCGCTCGCGAGGCGGGGGCGGATCGCGGCTCTAGGAGTTCGCACCCCTCGCCAACAACCCCGAGCGCGTCTTTCGGTCAGCATCCACGGTTGAAAATTTTGCTGGTGGAAGATACGCCGATCAATCAAAAAGTCAGTCTCAATCAGCTTAAAGTGTTGGGCTATCAAGCCGATTGTGCGAATAACGGGCAAGAAGCCCTCGATCGCATGGCCGAGCAGGAGTACGATTTGGTGTTGATGGACTGTCAAATGCCCGTTCTCGACGGTTACGAAACCACGCGGCGCATCCGCCAACAAGAGGGGAACGACCGCCACACGATCGTGATCGGTTTGACGGCTTACGCGCTCAAGGGCGATCGTGAGAAATGTTTGGCGGCGGGGATGGACGACTATCTGAGCAAACCTGTCAGCCTCGAAGATCTCACCCGGGTTCTACTCGACTGGACCGCCGCGATTCAGGCGCGAACGATCCCCGAGACGCCTCAGCTTCCTGTGGCGAATCCGGATCTAGCTTGCGACACCCTCGAACCCGAGCAAATTTTCGATCTCGAATGGCTCGAACAAATTACCCAAAACGATCGCCAGTTTCAAATCGAAGTGCTGCAAACTTTTTTGGAAGATACACAATTGGAGGTCGAACAGGCTCAAGTGGCGTTTGAGGCGTCGGATTGGCAAACTCTGTGCCAATTGGCTCACCAAATTAAAGGGGGTGCGGCGACGATCGGCTTGCGGAAAATGCCCGAAATCGCCGAGGGGTTGGAACGGCGAGCGGCGGAGGAGGACGGCTCCCAAGTGACGCCCCTCCTCGGCGCGATCGCCGATATTCTCACGAATATTAAACGCTATGTCGCTTGTCTGGAGCGAGATTTGAGTTGA
- the rpsU gene encoding 30S ribosomal protein S21 — translation MTQVVVGENEGIESALRRFKRQVSRAGILADVKSRRHFETPLEKRKRKASAARRKRRYR, via the coding sequence ATGACCCAAGTAGTAGTTGGTGAAAACGAAGGCATTGAATCGGCGTTGCGCCGCTTCAAGCGTCAAGTTTCACGGGCGGGGATTTTGGCTGATGTCAAGAGCCGTCGCCATTTCGAGACTCCCTTAGAAAAACGGAAAAGGAAGGCGAGTGCCGCTCGACGCAAAAGACGCTATCGTTAA
- a CDS encoding pentapeptide repeat-containing protein, with amino-acid sequence MNTEELLKRYARGERNFRGVNLKRCNLYRANLPEIDLSNADLADANLSRANLSTANLSGANLTDAKLTATNLIGANLSGTDCTRANLMLAELGKTDLKDANLSHASLWKATLNKADLMNTNLTAVDLSGADLVGTSLVGATLQGADLSSANLIAADLGGANLQDTNFTGANLWNSNLNGAQLRGAVMPDGTRH; translated from the coding sequence ATGAATACTGAAGAACTCTTAAAACGCTACGCACGAGGCGAAAGAAACTTTCGGGGAGTCAACCTCAAGCGCTGCAATTTATATCGAGCAAACTTACCGGAAATCGACTTGAGTAATGCGGACTTAGCCGATGCCAATCTCAGCCGAGCCAATCTCTCAACCGCCAATCTTTCCGGAGCAAATTTAACCGATGCCAAACTAACGGCAACCAATCTGATCGGAGCGAACTTGAGCGGAACCGACTGCACCCGGGCCAATCTGATGCTCGCCGAATTGGGCAAAACCGATTTAAAAGATGCCAACTTATCTCATGCCAGTTTGTGGAAAGCGACCCTGAACAAAGCCGATTTAATGAATACCAATCTCACCGCCGTCGATCTCAGTGGGGCGGATTTAGTCGGTACCAGCTTGGTCGGAGCCACCTTACAAGGGGCCGATCTGTCCAGTGCTAACTTAATCGCTGCCGATCTCGGCGGGGCGAACTTGCAAGATACTAACTTTACCGGAGCGAACCTCTGGAATAGTAACCTCAACGGGGCGCAATTGCGCGGCGCGGTGATGCCCGACGGAACGCGCCACTGA
- a CDS encoding RNA recognition motif domain-containing protein: MSIYVGNLSYSVSLEDLQEVFSEYGAVKRVNLPVDRDTGRPRGFGFVEMENEEDEQAAIEALDGAEWMGRELKVNKAKPRESKPGGNRNYDRNNGGYGNRFSRRG, encoded by the coding sequence ATGTCGATCTACGTAGGTAACTTATCCTATAGTGTGTCTTTAGAGGATTTACAAGAAGTTTTCAGCGAATACGGTGCGGTCAAACGGGTCAATTTACCCGTCGATCGCGATACCGGACGGCCACGGGGCTTTGGTTTCGTAGAAATGGAAAATGAAGAGGACGAACAAGCGGCGATCGAAGCCCTCGACGGCGCCGAATGGATGGGACGCGAGCTCAAAGTCAACAAAGCCAAACCGCGCGAATCCAAACCCGGCGGCAACCGGAATTACGATCGCAACAACGGCGGCTACGGAAATCGCTTCTCCCGACGCGGTTAA